GCGAATGCCGTAGGTATCGATCACAAAGGAGGCCGGAATGCAGACGATCAGAAAAGCGAGCATGAACACCAAAGAGAGCAGGTCGATCTGAAGCGGCGTGGCCTGATAAAAGACGCGGGCCTCCCTGGCAATGGGGGCGAAGGTAAGCCATTGCATCTGGATGACCACCGTGATGATCGAAAAAACGAGGAGTACCACCCACCGGTAGCCGGAGGCTTTTCCCATACGCTCATGACGATGATTCATTTCCCGCCTCCTTTTACTCGCACAGGCCCCGGCTAAGCAGGGTGTACAGTGTCTCGACGATCTTTTCTTTCGGAGCCCGGCGAGGGTTTTTCAAATGATGGGCACACAGGTTTTCCACCAGACCGACGAGTCCCACGGCCGCCAGATCCAGATCCATCGGCCGCAGGTAGCCCTGGTCGCGACCGATGCGGAGCTGGTCTGCCATGAAGGCCACATAGCGCTGGCGGGTCTGTTCGATTTCGGCCAGTACCCCGGCATCCATACCGCTGGTGAGTTCGTTGAAAACAATGCGGGTCAGGTCGCTGTGCTTGAGGTATAAGCCGATGTTGAGTTCCACCAGCTTTCGCAAATGCTGATGAAACGGAAGGTCCGAGGTCATGGCGTCACGGACCGTGGCGATCATTTCGTCGATGCCGTCGGTGATGGCTACGGAAAACAGGGCCGACTTGGAATCGTAATTATAGTAAAGGGTTCCCTTGGCCACACCGGCCGCACCGGCGATGTCATCCATGGTGGCCTGGTGAAACCCTTTCCGGGAAAAGACCGCGATGGCCGCGGCGAGAATTTTTTTTTGCGTGGCTTTCATTTTCTCAGTTGCCTGACCAGTTCCAGCGTCTCTTCGGGCAGCGTGGTCACCGGTTTGCCGGTGGTCAGGGCCTGGTAGTACACCTGGGCGGTTTTTTCGAGAAGTTCGGCGTTCTTCCAGGCCTTTTCCAGGTTCTTGCCCAGGTTGAGCGCACCGTGGTTCTGCATGACGAAGCAGTTGCAGCCGTTGGCCACGGTTCGGGTGACATTTTCCACCAGTTCTGGCGTTCCGGAAAGGGCGTAGGGCACCACATCCACCGTCTCTCCGATGGACAGGGCCACCTCGTCGAACAGGGCCGGAATGGGTTGGTTGATCAAGGCGAAGATGCTGGCATGGGCCTGGTGGGTGTGAACCACGGCGCCAACGTCTTCACGGGTTCGGTAAATTCCCACGTGCATGGCCGTCTCGATGGAGGGTGCCAGATCGCCGGCAATGGGATTCAGGTCGAAATCCAGCACGCAGATCTCCTCGGGAACCAGGTCCATGTATGGTTTTCCCGATGGCGTGATCACCAGCACCGGTTCGTTCGGGATGCGAACGGAGACATTGCCCCCGGCACTGAGCAGGGTGCCGAAGTACCCGTGCCGGCAAAGCCATTGACAACATTCGATGACCTCTTTACGGGGTTGAAGATAGGGGTCCATAGGTTCTCCTCATTGCTTGTTGAGCGCCGCAAACGCTTTGCGATTGTTCTTATATAACTGCGTAAAAACCGCGTACTGGCGGTCGTACACG
This window of the uncultured Desulfosarcina sp. genome carries:
- a CDS encoding TetR/AcrR family transcriptional regulator, whose protein sequence is MKATQKKILAAAIAVFSRKGFHQATMDDIAGAAGVAKGTLYYNYDSKSALFSVAITDGIDEMIATVRDAMTSDLPFHQHLRKLVELNIGLYLKHSDLTRIVFNELTSGMDAGVLAEIEQTRQRYVAFMADQLRIGRDQGYLRPMDLDLAAVGLVGLVENLCAHHLKNPRRAPKEKIVETLYTLLSRGLCE
- a CDS encoding class II aldolase/adducin family protein; translated protein: MDPYLQPRKEVIECCQWLCRHGYFGTLLSAGGNVSVRIPNEPVLVITPSGKPYMDLVPEEICVLDFDLNPIAGDLAPSIETAMHVGIYRTREDVGAVVHTHQAHASIFALINQPIPALFDEVALSIGETVDVVPYALSGTPELVENVTRTVANGCNCFVMQNHGALNLGKNLEKAWKNAELLEKTAQVYYQALTTGKPVTTLPEETLELVRQLRK